The following are encoded together in the Anoplopoma fimbria isolate UVic2021 breed Golden Eagle Sablefish chromosome 13, Afim_UVic_2022, whole genome shotgun sequence genome:
- the LOC129101850 gene encoding C-C motif chemokine 25-like, with protein sequence MELKVAFVIVCLCALAITSTEAGIPKCCIKTQKHIPFGLLLKVQRVTMQHSSGPCDIPAMILYLKGRMKPICADPKVKKILNRINQNKWRPAY encoded by the exons ATGGAGCTGAAAGTTGCGTTTGTGATTGTCTGCCTCTGCGCTTTGGCCATCACCTCAACTGAAG CTGGCATCCCAAAATGCTGtatcaaaacacaaaagcacatccCTTTCGGACTGCTGCTGAAGGTTCAGAGAGTAACCATGCAGCACAGCAGCGGGCCCTGTGACATCCCTGCCATGAT ACTGTATTTAAAAGGCAGAATGAAGCCCATCTGTGCTGATCCCAAAGTGAAGAAAATCCTGAATCGGATAAATCAGAACAAGTGGAGACCAGCCTACTGA
- the avp gene encoding vasopressin-neurophysin 2-copeptin, with the protein MPHSLFPLCVLGLLAISSACYIQNCPRGGKRALPETGIRQCMSCGPGDRGHCFGPSICCGEGLGCLLGSAETAHCVEENYLLTPCQAGGRPCGSEGGRCAASGICCNSESCAVDPDCLGEIEASDPARGSAGSSAAELLLRLLHVATRGQTEH; encoded by the exons ATGCCTCACTCCTTGTTCCCCCTGTGCGTCCTGGGACTGCTCGCCATCTCATCCGCCTGTTACATCCAGAACTGCCCCCGAGGAGGGAAACGAGCGCTCCCGGAGACCGGGATCAGACAG TGCATGTCGTGTGGCCCCGGAGACAGGGGCCATTGCTTCGGCCCCAGTATCTGCTGCGGTGAGGGCCTCGGCTGCCTGCTGGGCTCCGCGGAAACGGCTCACTGCGTGGAGGAGAACTACCTGCTCACCCCCTGCCAGGCAGGAGGGAGACCCTGTGGATCTGAGGGAGGACGCTGCGCTGCTTCAGGAATCTGCTGTAACTCAG AGAGCTGTGCGGTGGACCCTGACTGCCTGGGGGAGATCGAGGCCTCAGATCCGGCCCGTGGCTCTGCAGGGAGCTCTGCCGCCGAGTTGCTGCTGCGCCTTCTGCATGTGGCCACCAGAGGACAGACTGAGcactga
- the ubox5 gene encoding RING finger protein 37, with the protein MVLNLCLPPFHTAVQCNKLCADGYDVTNLVSADPALRRRGFKLEYFLRPPVQVTLKFGFQVELCRVDVELWPWGMDRGQACKRLEISTSSDTLHTWNFDQGHKRVQQKKQLQVKDQKQSREKQQEHDVKYGQSTSNQWRLQAQQWGEETLDEPQQRGHAFKSNTEPSNPEPDFKLVGRCELREDTQVCFSRSNFSPRPPFLSPLPPQPANSHQEELWSRGLLSLGAVTQLRVTVPFGGAASALGLKSLAVWGQPARCCPAEEVERIKRVHEDSQRQLSRPVFFGPSVSRMKPRLQTATSPSNLSIPEEFLDQITQEVMLLPMLLPSGVSVDNTTLEEHQKREATWGRPPNDPFTGVPFTSTSQPLPNPQLKSRIDHFLLQRGMMRKDGMLGRQGEGEIPQASRLIASKVDGVSPYSPCLSESSTNNTGIQYSAATRTTNRNTKTEDTGLGHSSDYVNHTFNTQPLTIDRKSELGRRKKRDLSGISNESSEDLTAEKQLLPQTKRPRNDAVSVPSCSSHEQRLSASLDEALLSALQGRPSFTSNLSQQRRVGPDSEPLNTSLHCQTAGTPSMQPGEETCSACSCSVSMYSRSASSIYRLTCGHLLCRSCVRRDPPPLNSVTASTSNHILCPACQSPTPRSDVIRVHH; encoded by the exons ATGGTTTTGAATCTCTGTCTTCCACCCTTTCATACAGCAGTTCAATGCAACAAG CTGTGTGCAGATGGCTATGATGTCACAAACCTTGTGTCAGCCGACCCTGCTCTCCGGAGGCGTGGCTTCAAGCTGGAGTACTTCCTACGGCCGCCTGTACAG GTGACATTGAAGTTTGGCTTCCAGGTGGAGCTGTGCAGGGTGGATGTGGAGCTGTGGCCCTGGGGTATGGACCGAGGACAGGCTTGCAAGAGACTGGAGATCAGCACCAGCTCTGACACATTACACACCTGGAATTTTGACCAAGGCCACAAACGtgttcagcaaaaaaaacaattgcagGTGAAGGACCAGAAACAGagtagagaaaaacaacaagaacatgACGTTAAATATGGCCAAAGTACCAGCAACCAGTGGAGACTTCAGGCTCAACAGTGGGGTGAAGAGACCCTAGATGAGCCTCAACAAAGAGGCCATGCGTTCAAATCAAACACTGAACCCAGTAATCCTGAACCAGACTTTAAACTGGTAGGTCGTTGCGAACTCAGGGAGGACACCCAAGTCTGTTTCTCACGTTCAAATTTCAGTCCCCGGCCCCCGTTCCTCTCCCCTCTACCGCCGCAACCCGCAAACTCTCATCAGGAGGAGCTGTGGAGTCGGGGTTTGCTTTCATTGGGCGCAGTGACGCAACTTCGCGTGACCGTGCCGTTCGGCGGCGCAGCATCTGCTCTTGGGCTCAAGTCTTTGGCCGTGTGGGGACAACCTGCTCGCTGCTGCCCTGCAGAAGAAGTGGAGAGGATTAAAAGAGTCCATGAGGACAGCCAAAGACAGCTGTCAAGACCTGTGTTTTTTGGCCCTTCTGTCAGCAGGATGAAACCACGGCTGCAAACAGCTACATCCCCAAG CAATCTTTCCATCCCAGAAGAGTTCCTCGACCAGATAACTCAGGAGGTAATGCTGCTGCCCATGCTGCTGCCCAGCGGTGTGTCAGTGGACAACACCACCCTGGAGGAGCACCAGAAGAGGGAGGCCACTTGGGGGCGACCCCCCAACGATCCCTTCACTGGCGTCCCGTTCACTTCCACCTCCCAGCCCCTTCCTAACCCCCAACTGAAAAGCCGCATTGACCACTTCCTACTGCAGAGAGGGATGATGAGGAAGGACGGGATGTTGgggagacaaggagagggagagattccACAGGCCTCAAGACTCATAGCCTCCAAGGTTGACGGAGTGTCCCCGTACTCTCCCTGTCTCAGTGAGAGCTCAACAAACAACACTGGTATTCAATATAGTGCTGCCACCAGAACCACAAACAGgaatacaaaaacagaagacaCTGGATTAGGACATTCATCAGATTATGTAAATCACACATTTAACACCCAGCCTCTTACTATAGATAGAAAATCTGAGTTGGGCCGAAGAAAGAAACGAGACCTAAGTGGAATTTCCAACGAATCATCAGAAGATTTGACAGCTGAGAAACAACTACTACCTCAAACAAAAAGACCAAGAAATGATGCAGTTTCGG TCCCCAGCTGCAGCTCTCATGAGCAGCGTTTGTCAGCCAGTCTGGACGAGGCCCTCCTCTCCGCCCTGCAGGGACGACCCTCCTTCACCTCGAACTTGTCTCAGCAGAGACGGGTCGGTCCTGACTCTGAACCACTTAACACCTCACTGCACTGTCAGACTGCAGGCACTCCAAGCATGCAGCCAG GTGAGGAGACCTGCTCTGCATGTTCCTGCTCAGTGTCTATGTACTCTAGATCTGCATCATCCATCTACCGTCTAACCTGCGGACACTTGCTCTGCCGTTCCTGCGTGCGGAGGGATCCACCACCACTTAACTCTGTCACTGCATCTACATCCAATCACATCTTGTGTCCGGCCTGCCAAAGCCCTACCCCACGCAGTGATGTCATACGGGTGCATCACTGA